One window of the Candidatus Thorarchaeota archaeon genome contains the following:
- a CDS encoding NADH-quinone oxidoreductase subunit M gives MQTLELPLMASSLVVLFIGGLIIYLLRGKLQGSAGKVAVGFSSLSVALMIPPFYRVLVERGTAYEGFRWSAVLGEFGLNLDQIAFPITFAIVVLGFFSVLYAVGYTEHTENRPTFFANQLFFLMGMQWVTLATNILEFFIAWELMLVPSYFLILFWGLPETRQRTAMKFWLYTQSGAVTIFIGLALLYYVSGASSFDIAVIQAAYPLFAGQSQLLKLIFVLLAAGFLVKMAVVPLHWWLPPVHAEAPTPISVLLSGAMIETGAYALVRFGTITMPGTARELSFVVAAVGVVTMFYGGFMALAQKDIKRLLAYSSVSQMGYVLFALGTFSSFGMAGGLFHLINHAFSKGLLFMTAGAVIHQTHLRDIDLMGGLHNKMPVTAFAAAIGAMSIAGSPPLSGFASEWMMFLGGFQAALITDTGVGSVPFLAITILALSSTILSAGYMLRFLWKVFLGPHPETLEDVREGPRSMTVPMIALSVLIVLLGILPGLVLDVITAGTNGIPNILP, from the coding sequence GTGCAGACTCTCGAACTGCCGCTCATGGCCTCGTCGCTGGTTGTCCTCTTCATTGGAGGGCTCATCATCTACCTGCTCAGGGGTAAACTACAGGGGTCGGCTGGCAAGGTTGCAGTCGGCTTCTCATCGCTGTCAGTCGCGCTCATGATACCACCTTTCTACAGAGTGCTCGTGGAGAGAGGCACGGCATACGAGGGCTTCAGGTGGTCTGCAGTGCTTGGTGAGTTCGGCCTCAACCTCGACCAGATAGCCTTCCCCATCACGTTCGCCATTGTAGTGCTCGGTTTCTTCTCAGTGTTGTACGCAGTGGGATACACTGAGCATACTGAGAACAGACCGACCTTCTTCGCCAATCAGCTGTTCTTTCTGATGGGCATGCAATGGGTCACTCTTGCAACCAACATCCTGGAGTTCTTCATCGCGTGGGAGCTCATGCTGGTTCCCAGCTACTTCCTCATTCTCTTCTGGGGACTGCCTGAGACCAGACAGCGAACAGCCATGAAGTTCTGGCTGTACACACAGAGCGGCGCAGTCACCATATTCATCGGTCTGGCGCTGCTATACTATGTTTCGGGAGCGAGCAGTTTCGATATCGCAGTCATTCAGGCGGCGTATCCGCTCTTCGCTGGTCAGTCCCAACTCCTCAAGTTGATCTTCGTCCTGTTGGCGGCGGGTTTCCTTGTGAAGATGGCCGTCGTTCCGCTTCACTGGTGGTTGCCGCCCGTGCATGCTGAGGCCCCCACACCAATCTCAGTACTCCTCTCCGGCGCCATGATCGAGACAGGCGCATATGCGCTGGTCAGATTCGGGACGATAACTATGCCGGGGACGGCAAGGGAACTGTCATTTGTAGTCGCCGCGGTTGGCGTGGTCACCATGTTCTATGGTGGGTTCATGGCACTCGCACAGAAGGACATCAAGCGCCTCCTCGCATACTCGTCGGTCTCACAGATGGGCTACGTCCTGTTCGCTCTTGGCACCTTCTCATCCTTTGGTATGGCCGGAGGACTCTTCCATCTCATCAACCACGCATTCTCCAAGGGCCTGCTCTTCATGACCGCGGGCGCCGTGATACACCAGACACATCTACGCGACATTGATCTCATGGGTGGTCTCCACAACAAGATGCCAGTGACCGCCTTCGCTGCAGCGATAGGCGCAATGAGTATTGCCGGGAGTCCTCCGCTCTCCGGCTTTGCGAGCGAGTGGATGATGTTCCTCGGCGGCTTTCAGGCTGCGCTCATCACGGACACCGGGGTCGGGTCAGTGCCATTTCTGGCCATCACGATACTGGCGCTCTCAAGCACGATTCTGAGTGCAGGCTATATGCTTCGCTTCCTCTGGAAGGTATTCCTGGGTCCACATCCTGAGACACTGGAAGATGTGAGAGAGGGTCCGAGGTCGATGACTGTCCCGATGATTGCCCTGTCCGTCCTCATTGTGCTGCTCGGAATACTACCCGGCCTAGTCCTCGACGTCATAACGGCGGGGACGAACGGCATTCCAAACATACTACCCTGA
- a CDS encoding 4Fe-4S binding protein, with product MRFFAVLGDIFRVLRHIFRQIFERPITELYPYEDRYYPERTRGRHIHVRENCTACGQCVRACPNVAIRIDKADRKFEKDAALYFDYTRCIFCGLCVQACRFNALFHTPVTDLSEGDRESLTYGPERMSTLDREPLKWRGRRFR from the coding sequence ATGAGATTCTTCGCAGTCTTGGGTGACATATTCAGAGTCCTCAGACACATATTCAGACAGATCTTCGAGCGACCAATCACAGAGCTGTATCCCTACGAGGACCGCTACTATCCAGAGCGTACAAGGGGACGTCACATCCATGTCAGAGAGAACTGCACGGCCTGTGGACAGTGTGTCAGGGCCTGCCCGAACGTTGCGATTCGGATTGACAAGGCCGATAGGAAGTTCGAGAAGGACGCGGCACTCTACTTCGACTACACCAGATGCATCTTCTGTGGGCTATGCGTCCAGGCATGCAGGTTCAACGCGCTGTTTCACACTCCTGTGACGGACCTCTCTGAGGGAGACCGGGAGAGTCTGACATATGGTCCTGAGAGGATGTCCACTCTTGACAGAGAGCCTCTGAAGTGGCGTGGAAGGAGGTTCAGGTAG